A window of Citrus sinensis cultivar Valencia sweet orange chromosome 7, DVS_A1.0, whole genome shotgun sequence contains these coding sequences:
- the LOC102626056 gene encoding uncharacterized protein LOC102626056, translating to MRKRDLAILMLSAFAIFFSLQHEGDFSFREAWFHLSEEYPIKFDADRLPPPIVADLNGDGRKEVLVATHDAKIQVLEPHARRVDEGFSEARVLTEVSLLPDKIRIASGRRAVAMATGVIDRTYRQGQPLKQVLVVVTSGWSVMCFDHNLNKLWEANLQEDFPPNAHHSEIAISISNYTLKHGDTGLVIVGGRMEMQPHTIMDPFEEIGLAEKNAEQHRRSASEKEASENSGTVDLRHFAFYAFAGRSGLLRWSRKNENIEAQPTDASQLIPQHNYKLDVHALNSRHPGEFECREFRESVLGVMPHHWDRREDTLLKLSHFRRHKRKILKKVVGKSTSYPFHKPEEHHPPGKDSTKKISNLIGKAATYAGSAKSKKPVNYIPTITNYTQLWWVPNVVVAHQKEGIEAVHLASGRTVCKLHLQEGGLHADINGDGVLDHVQAVGGNGAEQTVVSGSMEVLRPCWAVATSGVPVREQLFNASICHHSPFNLFPHGEFSRNFGRTSDVASLEVATPILIPRSDGHRHRKGSHGDVVFLTNRGEVTAYSPGLHGHDAIWQWQLLTDATWSNLPSPSGMTEASTVVPTLKAFSLRVHDNQQMILAGGDQEAVVISPGGSILTSIDLPAPPTHALVCEDFSNDGLTDVILMTSNGVYGFVQTRQPGALFFSTLVGCLIVVMGVIFVTQHLNSVKAKPRASSGLR from the exons ATGAGGAAACGTGATTTGGCCATTCTCATGCTCTCAGCTTTCgccattttcttctctcttcaG CACGAGGGAGATTTCTCGTTTAGAGAGGCTTGGTTTCATTTGTCTGAAGAATATCCAATCAAATTCGACGCCGATCGCCTCCCACCACCGATCGTTGCCGATCTCAACGGAGACGGCAGAAAAGAAGTCCTCGTCGCCACTCATGATGCCAAAATTCAG GTACTGGAACCTCATGCAAGGCGTGTGGATGAAGGGTTTAGTGAAGCACGCGTGCTCACAGAGGTGAGCCTATTGCCAGATAAGATCAGGATTGCATCTGGTAGACGGGCTGTGGCCATGGCCACGGGTGTCATTGATCGGACATATAGACAAGGGCAACCACTGAAGCAAGTTTTGGTGGTTGTTACGTCTGGTTGGTCAGTGATGTGTTTTGATCATAACTTAAACAAGCTATGGGAAGCCAATTTGCAG GAGGATTTTCCACCCAATGCACACCATAGCGAGATTGCAATTTCAATTAGTAATTATACTCTGAAGCATGGAGATACAGGATTGGTCATTGTTGGTGGGAGGATGGAAATGCAACCACAT ACTATCATGGATCCTTTTGAAGAAATTGGGTTAGCGGAGAAAAATGCTGAGCAGCATAGAAGAAGTGCCAGTGAGAAGGAG GCTTCTGAAAATTCTGGAACTGTGGATTTACgccattttgcattttatgcATTTGCTGGTCGAAGTGGGTTGCTTCGATGGAGTAGAAAAAATGAG AATATTGAAGCACAGCCCACAGACGCATCACAGTTAATTCCGCAACATAACTACAAATTAGATGTGCATGCACTGAATAGTCGTCACCCGGGAGAG TTTGAATGTAGGGAATTCAGAGAATCAGTCCTAGGAGTTATGCCTCATCATTgg gaTAGGAGAGAAGATACTTTGTTGAAGCTGTCACACTTTAGACGGcacaaaaggaaaatattgaaaaaagtAGTTGGGAAGAGTACAAGCTACCCTTTTCACAAGCCTGAGGAACACCATCCTCCTGGAAAGGactcaacaaaaaaaatttcgaaCTTGATTGGAAAAGCTGCAACTTATGCTGGCTCagcaaaaagtaaaaag CCTGTAAATTATATCCCAACCATAACAAACTACACTCAGCTTTGGTGGGTTCCTAATGTTGTTGTGGCTCATCAAAAAGAAGGGATAGAAGCTGTTCACTTGGCATCTGGTCGGACTGTTTGTAAG cTTCATCTGCAAGAAGGTGGCCTTCATGCTGATATCAACGGTGATGGGGTCTTGGATCATGTTCAG GCTGTTGGAGGAAATGGTGCTGAACAGACTGTTGTAAGTGGATCGATGGAAGTGCTTAGACCTTGTTGGGCTGTTGCAACCTCTGGTGTACCTGTTCGAGAGCAACTCTTCAATGCTTCTATATGTCATCATTCCCCCTTTAACTTATTCCCTCATGGGGAATTCTCCAGAAATTTTGGTCGAACTTCAGATGTTGCTTCCTTAGAAGTTGCAACACCAATTCTTATTCCAAGGAGTGATGGTCATAGACATCGTAAAGGGAGCCATGGTGATGTTGTCTTCTTAACGAATCGAGGAGAG GTGACAGCATACTCCCCTGGCTTACATGGCCATGATGCTATTTGGCAATGGCAGCTGTTAACGGATGCTACATGGTCTAATCTTCCATCTCCATCAGGGATGACAGAGGCTAGCACGGTGGTCCCCACATTGAAGGCATTCTCATTGCGAGTGCATGACAATCAACAAATGATCCTAGCAGGAGGAGATCAAGAGGCTGTAGTGATATCTCCTGGAGGAAGTATATTAACCTCAATTGACCTTCCTGCACCACCCACACACGCCCTTGTTTGTGAGGACTTTTCGAATGATGGTCTCACTGATGTTATTCTCATGACCTCTAATGGGGTCTATGGGTTTGTCCAGACAAGGCAACCGGGTGCCCTCTTCTTCAGCACGCTGGTCGGATGCCTTATAGTTGTAATGGGAGTCATCTTTGTAACCCAACACTTGAACTCTGTGAAGGCAAAACCCCGTGCTTCATCTGGTCTACGGTGA